From a region of the Primulina eburnea isolate SZY01 chromosome 7, ASM2296580v1, whole genome shotgun sequence genome:
- the LOC140836420 gene encoding TOM1-like protein 5: MAAELVSSATSDKLTDTDWTKNIEICELAAHDDKQAKVVIKAIKKRLGSKNSNTQLFSVMLLEMLMNNVGESVHKLVIEIGILPILVKIVKKKSELPVREKIFLLLDAAQTSLGGASGRFPQYYSAYFELVNSGVQFPQRTQDAQRPQDVRKPHSANVNKNNPPDKESAAPASERNTAQAQAQAQAQAQAQDENVSGLRILEKAGTALEVLRDVLNAVDTQHPEGAKDEFTLDLVEQCSFQKQRVMHLAMTSRDEKVVSQAIELNEQLERVLQRHDALLACRTTSTPNHMDHQETEVEEEEEAEQLYRRIRKGKACIRPEDDGDQPIDRPLGLIGRSVPSEMLHRPLIRPLTLEPQQEMVNRSSPMESKQEAITGKPTVAIPPPPAKHVEREKFFQEHKPDGSTTVNGHMRNLSLHSRNASSSRSGSMDFSD, encoded by the exons ATGGCCGCCGAACTTGTTAGTTCTGCAACAAGCGACAAACTTACTGATACCGATTGGACAAAAAATATCGAAATCTGCGAACTAGCCGCCCATGATGACAA ACAAGCTAAAGTTGTCATAAAAGCTATTAAAAAACGTCTTGGAAGCAAAAACTCAAACACTCAACTCTTTTCTGTGATG TTGCTGGAAATGTTAATGAATAATGTTGGAGAATCTGTCCACAAGCTGGTTATAGAGATAGGAATTCTTCCTATACTTGTTAAAATAGTTAAGAAAAAG TCGGAACTTCCCGTACGGGAAAAGATTTTTCTTCTGCTAGATGCAGCTCAGACATCTCTTGGTGGAGCTTCTGGAAGGTTTCCTCAGTATTATAGTGCTTACTTTGAATTAGTG AATTCAGGTGTGCAATTTCCTCAGAGGACTCAAGACGCTCAGAGGCCTCAAGACGTTCGGAAACCTCATTCAGCGAATGTGAATAAAAATAATCCACCAGATAAGGAATCTGCTGCTCCTGCAAGTGAAAGAAACACGGCACAAGCACAAGCACAAGCACAAGCACAAGCACAAGCACAGGATGAGAATGTTTCTGGATTACG TATTCTTGAAAAGGCTGGTACGGCATTAGAGGTTTTGAGGGACGTACTCAATGCTGTTGATACTCAACATCCTGAG GGAGCTAAGGACGAGTTTACACTTGATCTCGTGGAACAGTGTTCATTTCAAAAGCAACGAGTAATGCATCTTGCTATGACTTCTAG GGATGAAAAGGTGGTTTCACAAGCAATCGAGCTTAATGAGCAGCTAGAAAGAGTGTTACAAAGGCACGATGCTCTTTTAGCTTGCAGGACAACGTCGACTCCAAATCATATGGATCATCAAGAAACAGAGGTAGAAGAAGAGGAGGAGGCAGAACAACTTTATCGAAG GATAAGGAAAGGAAAAGCCTGTATACGGCCAGAAGATGACGGAGACCAACCCATAGATAGACCATTGGGGTTGATTGGGCGTTCTGTGCCATCTGAAATGCTCCATCGTCCCCTCATACGACCTCTAACTCTTGAGCCACAGCAAGAAATGGTTAACCGGTCATCACCCATGGAGTCAAAACAAGAAGCCATTACAGGTAAACCCACAGTTGCAATCCCACCGCCACCAGCTAAACATGTGGAGCGCGAGAAGTTCTTCCAGGAGCATAAACCAGACGGCTCTACCACGGTTAACGGCCATATGAGAAACCTCTCATTACACAGTCGAAATGCTAGTAGCTCTCGCAGTGGAAGTATGGATTTCAGTGATTAA